Proteins co-encoded in one Apis mellifera strain DH4 linkage group LG15, Amel_HAv3.1, whole genome shotgun sequence genomic window:
- the LOC411797 gene encoding protein cereblon, translated as MIMDANVDDDGTHSELENPENRQSNDEDYSEENTDETSISTESTFDLTLPTTHSYLGHNLEELRGRTILDDGLYVNLPLLVKQSVMLFPGQTLPMTVFDAQTIDMIRTCIENDRTLGVVCLGYDKMVPIGTTAEIYECMYDPDQGFRLKAKGRQRFKILRVIIQGYDKISAHVQVLPEITLGPPFLDERLASLDHLRIQPKSEEDFKKQERVENLDAIVTPWPAWVYRQYDPLRLSLKIRQRLQFIESKGSNIPEDPADLSFWVAQNLLLDDNERIVLLNYDCAISRLQREIKYLVEDKIFVCSNCDSYIGRQSHMFPMSKEGPQGTYCNPSGIIHETVTLYHAQGLALSDNPSINYTWFPGYAWTVATCKDCDNHMGWKFTAVQNNLKPKAFWGLLRKSLKSKEK; from the exons ATGATAATGGATGCCAACGTAGATGATGACGGAACACATAGCGAATTAG aaaatccaGAAAACAGACAAAGTAATGATGAGGATTATTCAGAAGAAAATACAGATGAAACATCTATATCTACTGAAAGTACTTTTGATTTGACTCTACCAACAACACATTCT tatttaggACATAATTTGGAAGAACTTAGAGGAAGGACAATATTAGATGATGGACTTTACGTAAATTTGCCATTGTTAGTAAAGCAGTCTGTTATGTTATTTCCTGGACAAACATTACCAATGACAGTATTTGATGCACAAACCATTGATATGATAAGgacatgcattgaaaatgaCCGGACATTAGGTGTTGTCTGTTTGGGATATGATAAAATGGTACCAATAGGTACAACTGCAGAAATTTATGAATGCATGTATGATCCTGATCAAGGTTTTCGTTTAAAAGCTAAAGGTAGAcaaagatttaagattttacgAGTTATAATTCAg ggatatgataaaatatcagCTCATGTACAAGTTTTACCAGAAATAACTCTTGGACCACCATTTTTGGATGAACGTTTAGCATCATTAGATCATTTACGAATACAACCGAAAAGTGaggaagattttaaaaaacaagaaagagTAGAAAATTTAGATGCTATAGTAACTCCTTGGCCTGCTTGGGTATATCGGCAATACGATCCCTTAAgactttcattaaaaatacgacaacgtttacaatttattgagagta AAGGAAGTAATATACCAGAAGATCCTGCAGATTTATCATTTTGGGTTGCccaaaatttgttattagatGACAATGAAAGaatcgttttattaaattacgattGTGCAATTTCAAGGTtacaaagagaaataaaatatttagtagaA gacaaaatatttgtttgttcTAATTGCGATTCTTATATTGGAAGGCAATCACATATGTTTCCAATGAGTAAAGAAGGTCCACAGGGTACTTATTGTAACCCTTCTGGAATTATACATGAAACTGTAACTTTATATCATGCACAAGGTCTTGCGCTAAGTGATAATccatcaataaattatacatggtTTCCAgg atATGCTTGGACTGTTGCAACGTGTAAAGATTGTGATAATCATATGGGGTGGAAGTTTACAGCAGttcagaataatttaaaacctaAAGCATTTTGGGGTTTATTacgtaaaagtttaaaaagcaAAGAGAAATGA